The following are encoded together in the Lactuca sativa cultivar Salinas chromosome 1, Lsat_Salinas_v11, whole genome shotgun sequence genome:
- the LOC111898163 gene encoding uncharacterized protein LOC111898163: MLIPNNNNLNNLNFQNGGNNDYNDGFRNQGFGNKYRRNPNGGFNNENGGYYNEEFYPASKTMEIRKAKQDFSQKPNEEFHEAFERLKELLRSCPIMNFLIGNFEDAWRFLEQLSHGSKTNYSAKKWDTPVSSVASVGLDKNWKSEGQKICVRCGDSGYIVDECMRSQEEINQVHGYGQLQNSPRSFNRNNNQGGNYNNNGN; encoded by the exons atgctcatccctaacaACAATAATTTGAACAACCTGAATTTCCAAAACGGTGGCAACAATGACTACAATGATGGGTTTAGGAATCAAGGCTTTGGGAATAAATACCGAAGGAATCCAAATGGTGGATTCAACAATGAAAATGGAGGATACTACAACGAAG AGTTTTATCCTGCTAGTAAAACAATGGAAATAAGAAAAGCAAAACAAGATTTTTCACAAAAACCCAATGAAGAATTTCATGAGGCATTTGAACGCCTCAAGGAATTATTGCGTTCATGCCCCATCATGAATTTCCTTATTGGAAACTT tgaagaCGCTTGGCGATTCTTGGAGCAGTTGAGTCATGGTTCAAAAACAAATTACTCTGCTAAGAAATGGGACACCCCAGTTTCATCTGTTGCTTCAGTTGGACTAGACAAAAACTGGAAAAGTGAA GGACAGAAGATATGTGTAAGATGTGGAGATTCAGGATACATTGTGGATGAGTGCATGAGAAGTCAAGAGGAAATTAATCAAGTGCACGGATATGGTCAATTGCAAAACAGTCCGAGATCATTCAATCGGAACAACAACCAAGGCGGGAACTACAACAACAATGGAAACTAG
- the LOC111897545 gene encoding glycine-rich protein A3, whose amino-acid sequence MGGGEDRPPNEQDKGLFSNLAGYAAAAGHFRPPHGVYPPQGGYPYPSPGGGGGYPPAGYPPPGGYGGYPPPGGGGYPPQGGYPSHGYPPTGYPPAGYPPSGYPGPSSGYPGQSAPFQSGHGGPGPGMGTILAGGAAVAAAAYGAHHLAHGHGSHGYGYGYGRPFGHHGKFKHGKFKHGKFGNRWKHGVFGGKHHGFFGGKHKMWK is encoded by the exons ATGGGTGGTGGGGAAGATAGACCACCTAATGAACAAGACAAAGGGCTGTTCTCTAATCTTGCAGGATATGCAGCCGCAGCTGGACACTTCCGTCCGCCACACGGAGTATACCCTCCGCAGGGCGGGTACCCTTACCCTTCTCCAGGTGGAGGAGGTGGGTACCCGCCTGCTGGTTATCCACCACCTGGTGGATATGGTGGATATCCACCTCCAGGCGGAGGCGGATATCCACCACAGGGAGGATATCCATCACATGGATATCCTCCCACCGGCTATCCGCCTGCAGGCTACCCACCATCAGGCTATCCTGGACCATCATCAGGCTACCCTGGACAATCTGCTCCATTTCAATCAG GGCATGGAGGACCAGGACCGGGCATGGGTACAATACTAGCGGGAGGTGCGGCGGTTGCTGCCGCTGCATATGGGGCCCACCATCTAGCTCATGGTCATGGGTCCCATGGTTATGGTTATGGTTATGGTCGACCCTTTGGTCACCATGGAAAGTTTAAGCATGGGAAATTTAAACATGGAAAGTTTGGGAATCGATGGAAGCATGGGGTGTTTGGTGGAAAGCACCATGGGTTTTTTGGAGGGAAGCACAAAATGTGGaaatga